A window of Haloarcula marismortui ATCC 43049 genomic DNA:
CAAAGAGGAAGCAGAAGAGGTCCGCTCTGAAGCCTCAAAGCACCACCAGAAGGTCACGGAACTGGCCGACGAGGCCCAGAAGCACCACAACGAGATGATCGAGGCCTACCGCGAGGCCGACGAGATCCGTGACGAGGCCGACGAGAAGCACGAGGAGTTCGTGGATGCTCAGGAAGCGGCCGACCAGCACCACGAGGACTTCGTCCGCGTCCAGAAGCGCCTCCGCGAACTCGACAAGAAGGAAGAAGAGCAGGAGCGCTCCCAGCGCGAGGAGAAGCAGGAAGCCGCTCGCGAGGAAGCAGAGGAGATTTATCAGAAGTTCAAGGAAGGCGAGACCCTCGACACCGAGGACCTGATGAAGCTCCAGAAGGCCGGCAAGCTGTAAGTCTGCAGGATTTTCTCTCTGTTTTCACTGAACATAGATGCATCACTCACTCGGCCTGCTCCAGCTCGGTGCGCTCTCGCTTGTCCCGACAGCCCTCGGCGGGGTCCTGTTTGGCCTCGCACTCGCTGCGCCGCCGGGCCCGATGAACGCCGTTATTGCCGAGGAGAGCGCCCTACGGGGCTGGCGGGCCGGCTTCTTTGCCGGCCTCGGCGCGATGACCGCTGACGCCTGTTTCCTCGTGCTCGCCGTACTCGGCGCCGCCACAGTAATCACCGAAACGCCGGGAGTCCGCCGCATAATGGTCGGCGCCGGCGGGCTCCTGATGCTCTGGTTCGCGTACGGAGCAGTCCGGGAGGCCAATACAGCAGTTACAGAGGGAGACTCGTCAGTCACGTCTGGAGACAGCCGCGGCTTCCGCAAGGCCCTCGTTCTGGCGCTGACAAACCCCTATCAGGTCGCCTTCTGGCTCACCGTCGGCGTGGGCCTCCTTGAACCCGGCGTGGTCGACGTGGCGTCGTACGTGCCCGCGGTCGGGACTGACGCGCTAACCGTACAGACCGGGCATCCGGTCCTGCTAGGTGGGTTTTTCGGCGGTATCGGTCTCTGGATTACAGGGTTCCCGGCGGCGATTGTCGCCGCAAGAGCGCGTATCGAACGGCTCGCACCGCTAATCGCGTGGGTCAGTGCCGCTGTTCTCGCCGGGACTGGCGTCCTGTTCCTGCTGCGAGCGCTATGAGTCGCCCATCCCGGTCGCCACGTCGTCGAGGTCGTCCTCGACAGCCATTTCGGCGACCTCCATCGTCAGCCACTCCTGAAACCAGCGGGTCCGCTTGAGCCGCTGGTGGACGAGAGACTCGGCGGTGTCGCTCTGAACACGCTCGCGCGCGTCCTCGCCGCGCTCGATGACACGGTCGACCATCTCGGCCGCGTCCATGTGTGTCCGGGACTCATACCCCATACGCAACAGCATCAGGGCAGTCCCGTTCGCGCCGACTTTATCCAGAATGTCCGCCTCGATGAGACACTGTACTTCCAGCGGCAGGTCGTCCAGTGACCCCTGGTATGAGTGGACCTCGACGGCAGAGCAGACCTGTTCGATAAACGATTCGGGGTAGTCACCGTGTGCCCGCAGATACTCGCGTGCGATCCGAGCGCCGGCTT
This region includes:
- a CDS encoding LysE family translocator; its protein translation is MHHSLGLLQLGALSLVPTALGGVLFGLALAAPPGPMNAVIAEESALRGWRAGFFAGLGAMTADACFLVLAVLGAATVITETPGVRRIMVGAGGLLMLWFAYGAVREANTAVTEGDSSVTSGDSRGFRKALVLALTNPYQVAFWLTVGVGLLEPGVVDVASYVPAVGTDALTVQTGHPVLLGGFFGGIGLWITGFPAAIVAARARIERLAPLIAWVSAAVLAGTGVLFLLRAL
- a CDS encoding HD domain-containing protein codes for the protein MGVEIRESPVSADAFEEMKEFVHDYLAASVENEEEGGRMRWYPWHSAEYRFNHILNVVDIATKIARKEGANVDVTRVAALFHDIAKLEAEQDLHAEAGARIAREYLRAHGDYPESFIEQVCSAVEVHSYQGSLDDLPLEVQCLIEADILDKVGANGTALMLLRMGYESRTHMDAAEMVDRVIERGEDARERVQSDTAESLVHQRLKRTRWFQEWLTMEVAEMAVEDDLDDVATGMGDS